The following are from one region of the Cetobacterium somerae genome:
- a CDS encoding M20 family metallopeptidase, with translation MKQEILQNVEELKSNLIDLGDLIFDNPEIGLEEYKSSKKIIDILRMNDFKIETGIGGFETAFRAVYEVGQNGPSIGLLCEYDALEGMGHACAHHMQGPSIVGAALSIKNQLKDKNYKIVVYGTPAEETIGAKVKMLENGCFNDIDVALMMHGAPDTTTDVKSLALSNFTVKFHGVRSHAALAPEKGRSALDGLILLFQGIEFLREHVREDVKMHYTITNAGGPANVVPKYAEAKFSIRSYDRAYLNHVIERFKKVVQGASLMTETDYEIIETKRLNNKIPVLKLNQILMDNAELVNAPRLSPPREKTGSTDFGNVMYHVPGSCIRVAFVPRGTSSHSDEFLCAGKSEEAHNAIILGAKILAGTAYDLITNKELFNEVLNEFKVNKEKSEKI, from the coding sequence ATGAAGCAAGAGATTTTACAAAATGTTGAGGAGTTAAAAAGTAATTTAATTGATTTAGGGGATTTAATTTTTGATAATCCAGAAATTGGACTAGAAGAATATAAAAGCTCAAAAAAGATAATTGATATTTTAAGAATGAATGACTTTAAAATAGAAACTGGAATAGGTGGATTTGAAACAGCTTTTAGAGCGGTTTATGAAGTTGGACAAAATGGACCATCTATTGGTTTATTATGTGAATATGATGCTTTAGAAGGAATGGGACACGCATGTGCTCATCACATGCAAGGACCAAGTATAGTTGGAGCTGCTTTAAGTATAAAAAATCAATTAAAAGATAAAAATTATAAAATTGTAGTTTATGGAACACCAGCTGAAGAAACAATAGGCGCAAAAGTAAAAATGTTAGAAAATGGTTGTTTTAATGATATAGATGTTGCTTTAATGATGCATGGTGCTCCAGATACAACAACAGATGTAAAATCACTAGCGCTTTCAAATTTTACAGTTAAATTTCATGGAGTTAGATCTCACGCAGCTTTAGCTCCAGAAAAAGGTAGAAGTGCATTAGATGGATTAATTCTTTTATTTCAAGGTATTGAATTTTTAAGAGAGCATGTAAGAGAAGATGTAAAAATGCATTATACAATAACAAATGCAGGAGGACCTGCAAATGTTGTTCCTAAATATGCTGAAGCAAAGTTTAGTATAAGATCTTATGATAGAGCTTATTTAAATCATGTTATTGAAAGGTTCAAAAAAGTGGTACAAGGTGCATCTCTTATGACGGAAACAGATTATGAGATTATAGAAACAAAAAGGTTAAATAATAAAATACCTGTTTTGAAGCTTAATCAAATCCTTATGGATAATGCCGAATTGGTTAATGCTCCTAGATTATCTCCCCCTAGAGAGAAAACAGGGTCTACAGATTTTGGAAACGTAATGTATCATGTGCCTGGATCTTGTATAAGAGTAGCCTTTGTACCTCGAGGAACCTCATCTCATTCAGATGAATTTTTGTGTGCAGGAAAAAGTGAAGAAGCTCATAATGCTATAATATTAGGAGCAAAAATTTTAGCTGGAACTGCATATGATTTAATCACTAATAAGGAATTATTTAATGAAGTTCTAAACGAGTTTAA
- a CDS encoding YfcC family protein — MSKKEKSGSKMSFPHTYVIIFGLIIFAALLTWVVPAGHFPRIKDAVTGKTVIVADQFAFIENTPVSFLDIPFKIVDALNKSSSIIFLVLIVGGAFHVIIKTGMFQALTAKVTKVFSNKDELLIPAFTTVFAVACMSMGVNTFIGFAPVAIILARSMGYDAIVGISMVALGGAIGFSTGTFNPFTTGVAQALAGLPMFSGLGYRIFCLVVFLVVTNIYILNYAKKIKKNPELSVVRDLEKLENNIENGGNVMPEIEKRHYLVLAIVIGLFGLLIYGGAAWHWGLNQSAALFIWMAILGGLAYGFSPSTIAKEFVSGAKALVFGALIIGIARTISIILDDGKILDTAVYYLGNMLASLPHVLQSIGMFLMQLFINGLVTSGSGQAAVTMPIMLPVADMIGMTRQTAVLAFNFGDGFSNYVLPTSSALMGFLAIANVSYEDWMKYMGKLFLIWIVTGSILIIIANWIGYGPF, encoded by the coding sequence ATGAGTAAAAAAGAAAAAAGTGGAAGTAAAATGAGCTTTCCACATACGTATGTAATTATTTTTGGATTAATTATTTTTGCTGCGTTATTAACTTGGGTTGTTCCAGCAGGACATTTCCCAAGAATAAAGGATGCTGTAACAGGAAAGACTGTTATTGTTGCAGATCAATTTGCTTTTATAGAAAATACACCAGTTAGTTTTTTAGATATTCCATTTAAAATTGTAGATGCACTAAATAAATCAAGTAGTATAATATTTTTAGTTTTAATAGTTGGAGGAGCATTCCATGTAATTATAAAAACAGGTATGTTCCAAGCATTAACAGCTAAAGTAACTAAAGTGTTTTCTAATAAAGATGAGTTATTAATACCAGCTTTTACAACAGTGTTTGCAGTAGCATGTATGAGTATGGGAGTTAATACATTTATTGGATTTGCACCAGTTGCAATAATTTTAGCAAGATCTATGGGGTATGATGCAATAGTAGGAATCTCTATGGTAGCTTTAGGAGGAGCAATTGGATTTAGTACAGGAACATTTAATCCTTTTACAACAGGTGTAGCTCAGGCCTTAGCAGGATTACCAATGTTTTCTGGATTAGGTTATAGAATTTTTTGTTTAGTTGTATTTTTAGTTGTAACAAATATTTATATATTAAATTATGCTAAAAAAATTAAGAAAAATCCAGAATTAAGTGTTGTTAGAGATTTAGAAAAATTAGAAAATAACATTGAAAATGGTGGAAATGTTATGCCAGAAATAGAAAAAAGACACTATTTAGTATTGGCAATTGTAATTGGATTATTTGGATTATTAATATATGGTGGAGCAGCATGGCATTGGGGACTAAATCAAAGTGCGGCACTATTTATATGGATGGCTATTCTAGGAGGATTAGCTTATGGATTTTCACCTAGTACAATTGCAAAAGAGTTTGTAAGTGGAGCAAAAGCTTTAGTATTTGGTGCTTTAATAATAGGAATAGCAAGAACAATCTCTATAATATTAGATGATGGTAAAATTTTAGATACAGCTGTTTATTATTTAGGAAATATGTTGGCATCTTTACCGCACGTATTACAGTCTATTGGAATGTTCTTAATGCAATTATTTATAAATGGTTTAGTTACTTCAGGAAGTGGACAAGCAGCAGTAACAATGCCAATAATGCTACCAGTAGCAGATATGATAGGAATGACAAGACAAACAGCCGTGTTAGCATTTAATTTCGGTGATGGATTTAGTAATTATGTTCTTCCAACATCGTCAGCATTGATGGGATTCTTAGCAATAGCTAATGTATCTTATGAAGATTGGATGAAATATATGGGAAAATTATTTTTAATATGGATAGTAACAGGATCAATACTTATAATAATCGCAAATTGGATAGGATATGGTCCATTTTAA